In the genome of Vulpes lagopus strain Blue_001 chromosome 9, ASM1834538v1, whole genome shotgun sequence, the window agaaacaaactttgGATTTGGATTCAAAGAGACAAATAGGTAGAAcgtaaaaatgtggaaaaagctATACCATACTGGGGCACCCtggaggctcagtgggttaagtgtctgccttcagctcaggtcatgaccctggggtcctgggattgagtcccacgttgggctctttgcttggcggggagcctgcttctccctctgcctctgcctgccactcccttgTCAGTGTGCTGACTCACAcggttaaataagtaaataaaatgttaaaaaaaaaaaaaaaaaaagatataccatgccaACAGCAATGAGAAGAGCTGGAttggctttacttttttttttttaatttttttatttgtgataggcacacagtgagagagagaggcagagacataggcagagggagaagcaggctccatgcactgggagcccgacgtgggattcgatcccgggtctccaggatcacgccctgggccaaaggcaggcgccaaactgctgcgccacccagggatccctggattggCTTTACTAATATCAAACAGCATagaccttaaaataaaaattgatacgagttaaagaaggacattttataatgaaaaaacagaactaggggctcctggggggctcaggtggttaagcgtctgcctgcggcccaggtcatgagctcagcagcctaggatcgagccccacgtagacctccctgctcagcgcagtgtctccctctcccctcacccctccccatgATTCCAtatgtgtgcgctctctctctccctcaagtaaatctttaaggaaatgaaaacgACCAATCCATCAAGATGACAGAACGCAAGCTCAGCGAGGAAACCCCAGACTTGAACGTTGCTGTAGGGCAGTCACGCTTCACGGACGCCAGTGAAACTGCGCCCAGCAGTGGACGAGCACGTTCTTCTCGAGTACACGTGGAACACTTCAGGATAGACCATGtgctagaaaataaaacaagggccgcccagggggctcagcagtttagtgccaccttcagctccaggtgtgatcctggagaccggggatagagtcccacgtcaggcccctgcatggagcctgcttctccctcctcctgtgtctctgcctctctctctctatgtctatcataaataataaataaatatttttttaaaaaaagaaaatctaaaaagaaaaaagaaaacaagtttcaatacttttaaaaatagtaagatcATACAAAGTACATTTTTTgaccacaacaaaataaaattaaaaatcagtaacaagggcagcccgggtggctcagcggtttagcgccaccttcagcccagggcctgatcctggggtcccaggatcagtcccacatccagctccctgcatggagactgcttctctctctgcctatctctgcctctctctccctttctctctctctctctgcgcaTCTCTCATgggtcaataaataaaatcttaaaaaaaaaaaaaaaagattcttttggtatatacccaagagaaaatgTGTTCACGAGAAAACTTGTTcatcggatccctgggtggtgcagcagtttggcgcctgcctttggcccagggtgcgatcctggagacctgggatcgaatcccacatcgggctcccggtgcatggagcctgcttttccctctgcctgtgtctctgcctctctctctctctgtgactatcataaataaattttaaaaaattaaaaaaaaagaaaagaaaacttgttcATGAACGTTGATAGCTGCGTtgccataatagccaaaaagagGACACAACCCCCATGTCCATCCGACAAACAGATAAATGGAATGGGGCATGTCCACACAACGGAAGGTTGCTTGGCCATGCAGTGTTGTGACACACGCCACATGGATGAACTCTGAAAGCATTAGGCTAAGCGgaagaagccagacccaaaagACCACGTCTGTATGAGGCCATTCCTATGAAATCCATTCATGAGGCAAATCTGGAGTTAGAGAGATTAACGGCGTCAGGAGCTGGAAGGGGACACGGAGTCGGTACAGGTTGCTTTTGGGagcaatgaaaatgttctgaaggACACACACAGGCCTTGGAGACCAAGGCAAGGAGCCTGGTTGTACCTGGAGTGATGGGCATCCCTGAAAAGAGGCCAGGCTGACGCCGGGTCCAGGGTTGGCTGAGCGTGCTAGGGAGAAGGTGTTAAGGTTGGGATACTGTGACTCACAGGTAACACTGGGGCCTCAGAAGAGGGGCCTGGGAGGAGATAGGACCTGAGCGTGGGCTTGCAGGAGCAGTTTCGGGGTAACAGTGTCTGGAGCAGCACCCCCCACGCTGCCTCTGTGGAAACCTCAGGTAGAGTGGGGCGACTAGGCGAATGGTGTGAGAAGAGCACAGAAGTCTGGGACACCCGGGGGAGGCGCTCGAGGTGCCCCAAGGCCAAGTAGGGCATCTGCAGAGGGCCTGGTGGTGGGGAGGCTGCGGGGCGCTCTGGATGGGTGGAGGGTGGCCTGCCTGGCCAGCAGCCTCGACCTCACCCTCCTGTGCTCACCCCACACCACCGGCCATGGGCAACcgtccaggcccctgtggacgcGGTCAGGTCTGCCCCTGGAGCCTCCTCCTGGACCTCCAGGAggcctccttccttttttttctttaaacaaatacagaaaaacactctACAGCGCGTCTGACCTTGGGCTGGAGAGGTGGCAGGAAATAAGACGGCGTCCCTGGCTCGGTGCCGCCCTCCTGGGGCGTGGGAAGCGAGCAGGAGAGGAGTGTGTTGGAACCGACTGTCAGCACCGGGCTGGCTGCTTCAAGCCCGTGCGGGCGCCCGAGGCCTCCCGTGAGCCGGGCTCAGCAGCGGTCCCTCTGCACCGGCTGGATGGTCTGGTGGCAGGAAACCCCAGGTACGGCGCTCACGTAGCCCAGTCCAGCAAGCCAGGGCTGCGTGATGCCTTTGGCTGGTCCTCCCTCCGTCAGCGACACAGGCTCCCCGGCCCATTGACTTCACGTTCCAGCGTCGCCCGCACGTTCCCGCGGGCAGGAGGAAGGCTGGGCTCGAGGGCAGTCTCTCTGGGGGAGGTCTTGCCGGGTGTTCGCCCTGGAGGCTTCGGCTGGTCGCGCTGGCCACGGCATCGTCACAGGCCACAGCCTGAGTTAGAGAGAAGAGCGGGGCCCTGTGGTAGGACGACGGTCCTGGGGACTAGCGAAGACCCTGCCACACCAGCAGGGCACAGCACTTACGACGCGCGCTCAGCCCCTGGACACCTGACATTCGTCTTCACGGCCTGACGGTTGTTTTTTTCccagtaggctccacacccagagggCACCCAGCGCAGGGCTTGTCCTCACAGCCTGAGGTGAAGACCCGAGCCGGGATCAAGCCACTTagctgactgggccacccaggtgcccgacaTCTCCCAGTACTGCGGCCCAggcggtgaagcgtctgccttcggctcaggccacggtcccgggccctgggatcgagcccggcGTCAGGTCCCGgctcaggggagagcctgcttgcccctccctcccctgctcgtgttctctggctttatctgtcaaataaataaaacatttttattttttttttatttttattttttaatttttatttatttatgatagagaaagagagagagagaggcagagacacaggcagagggagaagcaggctccatgcaccgggagcccaacgtgggattcgatcccgggtctccaggaccgtgccctgggccaaaggcaggcgccaaactgttgcgccacccagggatcccaataaagcatttttaaaaagatgtttgtaCTAGTGACGTTACTGAAAATCACAACAGAAATCACGCTTCCCCGACAATTCAACTTTGTCGTTCCCACGGTTTCAAGCCTTCTGCACGGAGGGGAGGAGCTCTGCGCGGGTAAGCTCAGGACACGGACGTGGCCTTTTCGTTTTTGTCTCCGCGGTCTGTTCAACGACTTAACAGATCTTCATGATTTGTGCTTTAAGTGACCAAGTGCAGTCAGAAGTGGCTGACGGAGGCCACGGCTGGCCCAGGCCCGGAAGGGGGTCTGTATGGGATGCCAGCCGGCACACGCAGCAGATCTCTGTGCGCCTTGGAAGACAGAAGACGGCGGGGAAGGGGCGCCTGACCTGGctgggaggccctggggctgcgggggctgcggggggctgccCAGCCGCAGAGCAGTCCGCTCAGCGGTAAAGGGCCTGGAGGTTCCAGCTGGGTCTGGGGAGCAGGCCGGCCAGCGCCAGGCTGCTGctcacgggggtggggggtgtctccAGCACCCCTGCCACGATGCTGCTCACGTTTGGATCACCAAGGAACCGGCAGGCTGGGGGTTGAGCTTCCTCGGGCGGCTTCCCGGGCCACAGCGTCCTGGGTGTGTGGGCACTGCCTCGGCGCGGAGGCCTGCGGGAGGCTGACTGGCCTGCTGCCCCATCCGGCGCTGGGCGGCGCTGGGCGGCGCTGGGCTCCCATGAGCGGACCGGGCCCTGGCATCGCCCAAGAGCtagtttgcttttctcttccctccaggAAGGACACTAACCTCCCAGTTCCTAGCAGGGGTCCCAGCCCGTGGCCTGTGGGCTCCTACGTGCTGGGCGGGCTCTCGCTGGTCTAGGCTGGTTCAGCTCTGAGGAAGCTGGGCTGGGTGCGCCTCCATCCCCACAGCGCAGGCCTTCTCTGCAGGGCTCCGGCTCCAGCCCCTTTGCCCCTTCACCTCCAGTGCTGAACACAGCAGTGTggtccctgggtgcctcagacCCCGTCAGGCCGCTGCACTTCCCCAGCACCCTGCCTCCCACCGTGACGCTCGtggggctgcccagggcaggTCTGTGTGTGCGGTTTCCAGACCCCGAACCCAGTGTCCAGCCAAGGCTCTCCTCCGAGGCCAATGTGGCTGGGCCCGCACTGCTGCCAGCAGCAAGTGGACCAGGGCAGTGCCCTCCAGGAAGGAGGACGTGGGAAGGCCAGGCCTAAGGCAGAGCTTCTCAACCCCCCGGGCTGGAGCCCCCCACGGACACCAGACAGTTGGCCAACAGCCCAAATGGCAACTGAAACAAAACTCCTGTTTATTTCCCAAAGAGACAACATGGGGGTGCTTGGGGAGCTCCACCCAGAGTCTACACTGCAGAGCAGCCACGCATCACTTCCAGAAGAGCACATTCCAGAAAAGCAGCCAGCAGGGGTAGAGGCCCAGAGCCAACAGTGGAAAGAGCATGGCGCCATAGGTATGGTGTTCCAGCACGCCCTGGGCCACTGCCGCCAGGAACAGCTGCCAGCCCTCGGCCAGCGACAGCGGCGCCTCCTGCAGCTCTCGCCAAAGGAACAGGCTGCCCAGGAGCGTGGCTGCGGGGCTCGTCAGCACCAACAGGGTAGCATAGAGTGGCCTGGGTGGAGAGGCGGGGTCAGGCGGGGCCCCGAGATGGGGGCACCGGGCAAGGGCAGAGTCTGCGGTCAGGAGCAAGGCCCTGGGGCTGCGGGGGGCACCTCCTGTAGGGCAGTGTGATGGGGGCTGAGCAGCACGTACCGGGGCCCACAGGGCTTGGTGAGCGCCGCAGCGGGCACCATGGTAACAgccagcaggaagcccagtgagAAGTTGGTGAGGGCGATGCAGGCCAACTGTAGTGCCAGGTAGATAATGGCCACTAGCTTCAGCGCCATCCAGCCTCTGTCTGGGGCCCGTGCACTCACCACCCTGCGAGGGAGGGGCTCAGAGGTGCTGCCTATGtgtccagcccccaccccacccccccccctgcAGCCGAGCTCCTCACCGCTGGGTGCTGTGTGGAAGAGCCAGGCCAGCTGCATAGATGGCCAGCAGGGTCAGCACCACGGCCTCGGCCTCAGCCACGGGGAAGTGCTGGGTGGCCACGTGTTGGCCCAGCACTGGCAGAATGTAGAGGGCCAGGCCCATGGCTTGTGAGATCAGCAAAGGCGCCACAAGCGAGGCCAGCCCCACGCTCTGCAAGGGCACACGGACACGGGGGGATAGGCCCTGGGGCTGGTGGAGCCCCAAGGATCCTCGCCACCACCCCACAATCAACACCGAATCGTGGCAGTAATATAATCGCCCGGAGGCCTGGAAGCCCACCCCCACGGCAAGAGAAGAGGGATCATCACCTGTGCTGGCTGGGTGGGAGGACTAGGTCCAGGGCCCCCCCCAGCCTCCTCGGGGCCCACTCCCGCCTCGTGCAACTGCATCCACAGCTCCAGAGCATGGTCTAGTCAAGGACGTTGACGACACCTGTGATGGAATCTGCCCTGGCAGGGGACCCAGGACTCACTCCCACTCCCCCGCTTCAAGGATGGAGGCTTCCCCCAGCCCGGAGCGCAGAGGACCTGATGGCTGGCCACAAACAGACAGTGGGTTCAGAGGATATCTTGAGACCAAGGACTAAGAGCAAGAAGCCGACAGCAGGCATGTAGAGGCCGATGGACACGAAGCGGGAAAGTGCAGGCAGCAGGTAGAAGAAGAAGGACTGGTGCAGGCGCTCCAGGAGGTGGTTGAGTTTGCGGAACACGCCCTCCAGGGCCCTGCGGGTGCGGCAGCATCATGGCCAGCCAGGCCCCCTAGTCTCGCCCCTCCGCCGCCCCCAGGCACAGAGGGGGGCACCAGCAGCCACTTACTTGCCCACTGCCACCAAGTCATACTTGTACTGTCGGAAGCTGTTGATGCCGCGAATGGTCAGGGCCTCCACGCGGTAGCGCAGGAACAGGCCGTGAGGGCCGTGGGGGCGGCCAGAGGCCTGCTGCAGAACCATGAGCAGGAGCGTCTGCAGGCCCTGCAGTGGCCCGTCTACTGACGTCCAgtcctggggctgcagctggAGGGTTTGCGCACAGGGTCAGAGGAGCCTGCGGCAGGCCCCACGCTGCCCGGGCAGGCAACCCTCCTTACCTTGCCCTGCAGGGTACACAGCAGCCCCCCTTTCTGACAGAAAGTCTGGAAGAGGTTGAGCAGATCGAGGTTGGGCAGCTGCCCATTGAGCCCCTCCACGGCCACGTCCAGGCTAGTGACTACATCAGTGCTCAGCTCCAGAGCCACAGCCGCCTGGATTGCCCCAGCCCGGCCCTGCAGAGGGGAGGACTGCATGCCTGTAGGAGCAGGGGAATGAGCTCCTCTGGGGGGCTGGTGAGGGCAGTGACTGAGACAGGGCGGGCAGGGCAGGAGTACCCACCGGTGACGTTGACGTCGTGGTAGGCCTCAAGCCAGGCCTCCGTGCCCAGAAGGTCTTGCTCTGTCACCAGGAAAATGATGTCTTTGGCCCAGTAAATCTgccctggaggccagaagccaggTCAGCAGGGGGGGAGCAGtgacccccaccctgcccaggcgCAGTCGCCGAGGCTCACCCCGAAAGTGGGCAGCAAGTGCCAGCAGCAGCCCCACAGCCTGGCTGTTGGTGGCGTCGGAGCCACAGGGCACGGTGAGCACCAGGGACTCGGTGCTGGCGGCGCGCGGGGCCCGCAGGATGCCGTACACGTTGGTGCCCGACACCATCTGTGGGCAGATGGGGGGGTCGGCTCCACCCTGCCCCGACGACCCCGCCCCCCCGGAGGCCCCGGGCgcgtccccgtccccgcccccgtccccgcgATACATAGCGCTCGTGGGCCTCGTCGGGGAAGGGCAGCTTCCGGGAGAAGCTCTGCGTGTACACCTCCAGCCCCACGGACCGCATGGCGCGCTCCAGCCAGGCCGCCGGCAGAGCCCTGCGGGGCGGGCGCGCGTCAGccgagctccaggccgagcagcccccgcgcccggccccgccgccccgacCCCGCCGCCGCTCACCCCGCCTTCCTGCGGTGCGCCGCGAAGTCGCGGGCCCAGCCCCGGGCGCGCTCCCCGCCCGCGAACTGCTCCTCCACCATGGTGGAGCCCATGGCGTTCTCCGACATGTAGGTGCGCTGCGTCAGCGGCGGGAAGGCCAGCGCCAGGAACCAGGCGACGCCCGCCGCGTAGCTCAGCGCGCTGCAGGGGGCACCGGGCATCAgcggggccgccccgccccccccgccccccgcccgggcccgccgccccgcccgcgctcACCACAGCGGCGCGTTCAGCCGCAGCACCAGGCGGGCGAGGGCGCGCCGGCGCACCGGGTCCGACAGGAGGCCCATGGCGGGCGCCGGCGGCTCCGGGGACCCGGGGACTCCGGGCCGCGGTCGCCGCCCACTCCAGCCGCCGACCCCGCGCAGCGCTCCGGTCCCGCCGAGGCGGCGCGCCTCCCGCACTTCCGGTCCCGAAGGCCCTCGCGCCGCCGCGCATgcccggcgcgggggcggggcccggcgcgggggcggggccgccggaCCGCCTGTGGACCGCGAGGCAAGCTCCCACTTGCAGAATCAGAGACGGGAGGGCTGGGGCCGGCGGGAGGACCGGGGAGCACGGACACCGGGGCCCGGCAGGCTCATTTCTACGGAGGTCAGACCGGCAGTGAGCGCACAAGGGAGCTCAGCGGGAGCCCAGCGCCGAGGGCACCGGGTCAGATGACCACAGGGAGGAGGGTGCACAGGCTACTCTCGGCCAGAACGGGTCTCAAGACCTGGGGTATGTGGACTAGAAAGTGGGGAATCCTATTCAGATCAGGAGGTGCCCGGGTGAGGGCGCAGGCCGGCACCACAGATGTGTCAAGACTCCCCACCCCAGGGGAGAACATTTGTTGTGCTTTCGGAGCCTAAGGCTAGGGAGGCCCAAAGGGCTCCCAGGGTGGAGGGGGCCATGCAGTCCAAGCCATAGTCCAGAGGATGTGGGCTGTGGATGTGCTGGCCAGAGAACTGCCTCCAGTCTCACAGCTTGGCTCATTATGCCAGGCCCTGCCTCACTGCTCAGCTGCCTGAACCTTTCCTGGCACAATGGCTGTTCATCCGCAGACAGGCTCCCCAACCTTCCTCTTCAGGGTTTGGGTCTTGAAGCTGGAGAAGGTATGTATTTCATGTGCAGGGGATGGGTACGGTTCCTAGTCACCTCCCAGAGCAAGCACCAGGTCAGGATCTGAGGGTGTGCAAGTGCTGTGCGGAAATTAAAGTACAGCAGATTGTGTGTGGGTTTTATTCTGGGCATGGGGGGCCAGATGGTCAGTCCCCCAGCAAAATAGAGGCCTCGCGTACATGCTGCCGAACCACACGGTCCAGCACGGTGTGCACATCACGGGCAGCCCGGGCAGCCGCCTCTAGCACCTGCTCCAGGTGGTCCTCATGTAGCCGAGCATCCATTTCAAGCAGTGCAATCTGGCCTGAGGCCGGCAGCAAGGCCAGGGCCAGCTGGGGGCCACCTGCTGCCTCTTCCACGTGGCTGAGGTCCGCCAGGGCTGTGTTGTCCACAAAGCCAGCTGAGCAGGCACACACAAAGTCCCGCATGGGTATTCCCGCATCCAGCAC includes:
- the GPAA1 gene encoding glycosylphosphatidylinositol anchor attachment 1 protein, which gives rise to MGLLSDPVRRRALARLVLRLNAPLCALSYAAGVAWFLALAFPPLTQRTYMSENAMGSTMVEEQFAGGERARGWARDFAAHRRKAGALPAAWLERAMRSVGLEVYTQSFSRKLPFPDEAHERYMVSGTNVYGILRAPRAASTESLVLTVPCGSDATNSQAVGLLLALAAHFRGQIYWAKDIIFLVTEQDLLGTEAWLEAYHDVNVTGMQSSPLQGRAGAIQAAVALELSTDVVTSLDVAVEGLNGQLPNLDLLNLFQTFCQKGGLLCTLQGKLQPQDWTSVDGPLQGLQTLLLMVLQQASGRPHGPHGLFLRYRVEALTIRGINSFRQYKYDLVAVGKALEGVFRKLNHLLERLHQSFFFYLLPALSRFVSIGLYMPAVGFLLLVLGLKALELWMQLHEAGVGPEEAGGGPGPSPPTQPAQSVGLASLVAPLLISQAMGLALYILPVLGQHVATQHFPVAEAEAVVLTLLAIYAAGLALPHSTQRVVSARAPDRGWMALKLVAIIYLALQLACIALTNFSLGFLLAVTMVPAAALTKPCGPRPLYATLLVLTSPAATLLGSLFLWRELQEAPLSLAEGWQLFLAAVAQGVLEHHTYGAMLFPLLALGLYPCWLLFWNVLFWK